In the genome of Candidatus Reidiella endopervernicosa, one region contains:
- a CDS encoding response regulator, with product MNQGKQIMVVEDEAKLADVLIDYLHSAGYTTTHFDRGSGVVEQVKSDPPDLILLDLMLPGKDGMDICREIRAFSNVPIIMVTAKVEEIDRLLGLELGADDYVCKPYSPREVMARVKAVLRRTDTSLQPNDSSGQGLVLDETRFLAKLNDQPLDLTPVEFRLLKALTALPGRVFSRAQLLEHLYTDGRVVCDRTVDTHIKNLRKKLEEKLPEQEIIHSIYGIGYKLEIEL from the coding sequence ATGAATCAGGGCAAGCAGATCATGGTCGTCGAGGATGAGGCGAAACTCGCCGATGTGCTGATCGACTACCTTCATAGCGCCGGTTACACCACCACCCATTTTGATCGGGGGAGCGGCGTGGTCGAACAGGTTAAAAGCGATCCACCCGACCTGATTCTGCTCGATCTGATGCTGCCGGGTAAGGATGGCATGGATATCTGTCGCGAGATCCGCGCCTTCTCCAACGTTCCGATCATCATGGTCACCGCCAAGGTGGAGGAGATCGACCGACTGCTGGGACTGGAACTGGGCGCCGACGACTACGTCTGCAAACCCTATAGTCCGCGCGAGGTGATGGCACGGGTCAAAGCGGTACTGCGACGTACCGACACATCTCTACAACCCAACGACAGTTCAGGTCAGGGTCTGGTTCTCGACGAGACACGCTTTCTCGCCAAGCTCAATGATCAGCCGCTCGACCTCACCCCAGTGGAGTTCCGGCTTCTCAAGGCACTCACCGCACTTCCTGGACGCGTCTTCTCGCGTGCCCAGCTACTCGAACACCTCTACACCGATGGGCGGGTCGTCTGTGACCGAACGGTCGACACCCACATAAAGAACCTGCGCAAGAAGTTGGAAGAGAAGCTGCCTGAGCAGGAGATCATCCACTCGATCTACGGTATCGGCTACAAGCTCGAGATTGAGCTCTGA
- a CDS encoding LysR family transcriptional regulator: MQAPRVTLEQWRTLQAVIDCGGYAQAAESLKRSQSSVSYAIGRLQKQLGVTLLRIKGRKAVLTEAGEVLLQRSRQLLADAVNLETLGQTLESGWEPEIRLVVDEAFPAPLLMSALKSFEPLSRGTRIQLREVVLSGASEALLDGADLVIGYQVPQGFLGDTLLNIEFTAVAHPDHSLHQHNRELSANDIGHEMQVVIRDSGSRPQDVGWLGAGHRWTVSSIATAITTISSGLGFGWLPNHAIERQLQEGTLKPLPLRGNQSYSAQLYLIFGRQEGIGPATRKLAEILYQACGNTPTEQPPTESK, from the coding sequence ATGCAAGCACCCCGCGTAACCCTTGAGCAATGGCGTACCCTTCAAGCCGTCATCGACTGCGGTGGCTACGCCCAGGCCGCCGAATCACTCAAACGCAGTCAGTCCTCGGTCAGCTACGCCATCGGCCGCCTGCAGAAGCAGCTCGGTGTCACCCTGCTGCGCATCAAGGGGCGCAAAGCAGTGCTCACCGAGGCGGGGGAGGTGCTGCTACAGCGCTCTCGCCAATTGCTGGCCGATGCCGTCAACCTCGAGACCCTGGGGCAGACGCTGGAGTCGGGCTGGGAGCCGGAGATTCGCTTAGTAGTCGATGAGGCGTTCCCTGCCCCGCTGCTGATGAGTGCGCTCAAGTCGTTCGAACCACTCAGTCGCGGTACCCGCATCCAGCTACGCGAGGTGGTCCTATCCGGCGCCTCCGAGGCTCTGCTTGATGGCGCCGATCTGGTCATCGGTTATCAGGTACCGCAGGGGTTTCTCGGTGACACCCTGCTCAACATTGAGTTCACCGCCGTTGCCCACCCCGACCACTCGCTGCATCAACACAACCGCGAACTGAGCGCTAACGATATCGGCCATGAGATGCAGGTGGTGATTCGCGACTCCGGCAGTCGCCCTCAGGATGTCGGTTGGCTCGGTGCCGGCCACCGCTGGACCGTCTCCAGCATTGCCACCGCCATCACCACCATCAGCAGTGGACTCGGCTTCGGCTGGTTACCAAACCACGCCATCGAGCGACAGCTGCAGGAGGGCACGCTGAAACCGCTGCCACTACGCGGCAATCAGAGTTACAGCGCCCAGCTCTATCTCATTTTCGGACGACAGGAGGGGATCGGGCCCGCCACCCGCAAGCTGGCAGAGATCCTCTATCAGGCATGCGGCAACACCCCCACTGAGCAGCCTCCCACCGAGAGTAAATAA
- a CDS encoding transporter substrate-binding domain-containing protein, whose translation MNNSYGNGGFRTLFTALLLSLLTLSFLPAVVQGAEPSDGAGASVTIAYRLDSEPTQFRNSAGEADGILIDIWKLWSEKSGIPVKFVGAYNKEAQAMVRDGVADINAGLFESEKRKQYMDFSTPILSSAYHIFSSRKVGLIEDDAELVLHRIGVTAGSYHESYMRKNFPTVELALYKGYDALFSAATEGEIDLFVTQPHYLSRYLKQSGIKSGFRMMASPLYVRPYRAAVQRGNVALLMLVNRYLDEIEVGEFTAITDKWLGLQWQTGAIDSGEVIELSEDERDWLSRNPVVDVGVDGNWPPIDFMGQQTQHSGIAADYLALIGEKLGITFNVHPGPTFKQMLEKVRSGTLPVATSVVKTEERAKDLYFTQPFFTVHKTIVARHEDAELDAIETLYGKRVAVENNFSTMRQLEQDHPQIELVLFDSTVEALQGVSWGKADAYIGNRVVAQWLIQQAQLANLRFTGDPGIGSSEQRIAVHRTPGLKPLVTVIDKAMSDITDQQRLTILNNWVSIGGGEVVKKDIGLTDEERLWLADHPQMRVGIDRDWAPIEFLDGRGEHQGVSSEYIKYISSLLEVEMQADGDMAWEQVLQAARERRVDLLSAAVNTEERRQYLNFTKPYASFPFVIFVSDRLPFVTDLDDFLGKRIAVVKGYVTEDYLSRDYPGIELVRVENTYCGLELVSLGEVDGYVGNLTVGSHLINQKGLSNVKVGAPTQYQYDLSIGVRKDWPELIPILEKAIGNLSDAEKSDLRKKWMSIRYDVGVDYSLLWKVVAIAVGALVLIMAWLFQVKRQQRALARSEEQLKLIINTVPLSIIISDHKNRIVMTNSYVTTELESEGNALEGTGLEMFFDPAGRTKVSQMLARDGRVDNCAVSVKTLKGNTAECVLSVIPVRLNDEMMNLTILVNMTERISMEHELSEAILAAEQANRFKRDFLANMSHEIRTPMNAIIGMSYLALNTELNEKQHDYVSKIKLSAHNLLGIINDILDFSKIEANKLEIESTEFQLDALLENLFGMVNVKAEGRGLELILKRDAKAPNKLIGDPLRIGQVLLNLVHNAIKFTDEGEVVTSVELVEEMGDRVRLRFKVTDTGSGIDAGRVEDLLEAFVQADSSVTRQHGGTGLGLSISNNLVLLMGGRLQVESELGAGSTFSFELVLPLPDEDEQPLLRSGVDLRSMRVLLVIGNRSARQAISEMLSSIFSEVTTVESAQQAFELLEQPQLDRTSMDSLSIDMVLMDWDMPGMSGIEAAKRIRNELGLIKQPKLLLISPYGRDELESDEKRSLVDGVLIKPINPSTLFDTIHELFQGAPSQLKAHHSDVQRKRFKGQVLLVEDNDINQLVAKELLEGMGLLVMVAENGEEAIERIKEVDFSLVFMDIQMPVMDGLEATRYIRKELQNTHLTIIAMTAHAMAEDRERCLEAGMNDYLSKPIEPDKVLATLQNWLPDEDLVAVPERSELPSGDVLPDQVEGIDLAWGLKRVGGNRTLFFKLLTDFNDNYADNCTQLRTWVAGDEVEESRRLLHTLQGVTGNIGASSFHDATRDLRLAVNSGDKPAEIAALLDEFCLQAGIVFRGIESLDLREKEADGTLKQEDLQHSTTAGEISQLLSNLAHLLNQGSPDAGEIYRRLAVSLKAVDNGAAGLAAQLGQQINDYDFDQAIVSLREIATLMGINLDE comes from the coding sequence ATGAATAACAGCTACGGAAATGGTGGTTTCCGCACGTTGTTTACTGCGCTGTTGCTCTCGCTGCTCACTCTCTCGTTTCTCCCCGCTGTCGTTCAAGGTGCAGAGCCGTCTGATGGTGCCGGCGCTTCTGTAACGATTGCCTATCGACTTGATAGCGAGCCGACCCAGTTTCGTAACAGCGCGGGTGAGGCGGACGGTATTCTGATCGATATCTGGAAGCTGTGGAGTGAGAAGTCAGGCATCCCGGTGAAATTCGTCGGTGCCTATAACAAAGAGGCACAGGCGATGGTCAGGGATGGTGTGGCCGATATCAATGCCGGTCTTTTTGAGAGTGAGAAGCGCAAGCAGTATATGGACTTCTCAACACCGATTCTGAGTAGTGCCTACCACATCTTCTCAAGTCGTAAGGTCGGGCTGATCGAAGATGACGCCGAGTTGGTGCTTCACCGAATCGGTGTCACGGCGGGCAGCTATCACGAGAGCTATATGCGTAAGAATTTCCCCACCGTGGAGCTGGCGCTCTACAAGGGGTACGACGCACTTTTCTCGGCAGCGACTGAGGGAGAGATAGATCTCTTTGTAACCCAACCCCACTACCTGAGTCGCTATCTCAAGCAGAGCGGGATCAAGAGCGGCTTCCGCATGATGGCCTCACCGCTCTATGTGCGGCCTTACCGTGCCGCTGTACAGCGCGGTAATGTGGCGCTGCTGATGCTGGTTAATCGATATCTCGATGAAATTGAGGTCGGTGAGTTCACGGCGATTACCGACAAGTGGCTCGGACTGCAGTGGCAGACCGGGGCCATCGATAGTGGAGAGGTGATCGAACTCAGTGAAGATGAACGTGATTGGCTTAGTCGCAATCCGGTTGTCGATGTTGGTGTGGATGGAAACTGGCCGCCGATCGATTTTATGGGGCAGCAGACGCAACACAGTGGCATCGCCGCCGACTATCTGGCGCTGATAGGAGAGAAACTGGGCATTACGTTTAATGTTCATCCGGGACCGACCTTCAAGCAGATGCTGGAGAAGGTACGCAGCGGCACGCTGCCCGTAGCGACATCGGTGGTGAAGACCGAGGAGCGAGCAAAGGATCTCTACTTCACTCAGCCATTCTTCACTGTGCACAAGACAATTGTGGCGCGTCACGAAGACGCGGAATTGGATGCCATTGAAACCCTTTACGGCAAGCGAGTAGCGGTAGAGAACAATTTTTCCACCATGCGCCAACTGGAGCAGGATCACCCACAGATCGAGTTGGTGCTGTTCGATTCAACGGTCGAGGCGCTACAGGGGGTTTCGTGGGGTAAGGCGGACGCCTACATCGGCAACAGGGTTGTGGCGCAGTGGCTTATTCAGCAGGCACAGCTTGCCAATCTGCGCTTTACCGGTGATCCAGGTATCGGTTCTTCCGAGCAACGTATTGCCGTTCACCGAACTCCAGGCTTGAAGCCGTTGGTGACGGTCATCGACAAGGCGATGAGTGATATTACTGACCAGCAGCGTTTGACGATCCTCAATAACTGGGTCTCCATCGGTGGTGGTGAGGTGGTGAAAAAGGATATCGGTCTGACTGACGAGGAGCGTCTCTGGCTTGCAGATCATCCACAGATGCGGGTTGGTATCGATCGTGATTGGGCGCCGATCGAGTTTCTGGATGGTCGAGGCGAGCATCAGGGGGTCTCCTCCGAGTACATCAAATACATCAGCTCTCTGCTTGAGGTCGAGATGCAGGCCGATGGCGACATGGCGTGGGAGCAGGTGTTGCAGGCGGCGAGGGAGAGGCGTGTCGATCTGCTCTCTGCTGCGGTCAATACCGAAGAGCGTAGGCAGTATCTCAACTTCACAAAACCCTATGCCAGTTTTCCGTTTGTCATCTTTGTTTCGGACAGATTGCCGTTCGTGACCGATCTCGACGACTTTCTCGGCAAGAGGATAGCGGTGGTGAAGGGGTATGTGACCGAGGATTATTTGAGCCGTGACTATCCTGGGATCGAGCTGGTGCGTGTTGAGAACACCTATTGTGGTCTGGAGCTGGTCTCTCTGGGTGAGGTCGACGGTTATGTCGGCAATCTTACCGTCGGTAGCCATCTGATTAATCAGAAGGGGTTGAGCAACGTAAAGGTGGGGGCACCGACACAATACCAGTACGACCTCTCGATCGGTGTGAGAAAGGATTGGCCGGAGCTGATTCCGATTCTCGAAAAAGCGATCGGCAATCTTTCCGATGCCGAGAAGAGCGACCTGAGGAAGAAGTGGATGTCGATCCGTTACGATGTCGGTGTCGACTATTCGCTGCTATGGAAGGTGGTGGCCATTGCGGTTGGTGCTCTTGTGCTGATTATGGCCTGGTTATTTCAGGTCAAGCGCCAGCAGCGTGCACTGGCACGAAGTGAAGAGCAACTGAAGCTGATTATCAACACCGTGCCGCTCTCGATCATTATTAGTGATCATAAGAATAGAATTGTGATGACCAACTCATATGTGACCACTGAACTTGAGTCTGAGGGAAATGCGTTGGAGGGTACTGGTCTCGAGATGTTTTTCGATCCTGCGGGTCGTACCAAGGTAAGCCAAATGCTGGCACGCGATGGGCGAGTTGATAACTGCGCGGTGAGTGTGAAGACACTAAAGGGGAATACCGCGGAGTGTGTGCTTTCAGTTATTCCCGTTCGGCTCAACGATGAGATGATGAATCTGACGATTTTGGTGAACATGACCGAGCGGATTAGCATGGAGCATGAACTCTCCGAGGCGATCCTCGCTGCGGAGCAGGCAAATCGATTCAAGAGAGACTTCCTGGCCAACATGAGTCATGAAATCAGAACGCCGATGAATGCCATTATCGGTATGTCTTATCTGGCACTGAATACCGAGCTGAATGAGAAGCAGCATGACTATGTGAGCAAGATCAAACTCTCCGCGCATAACCTGCTCGGCATCATTAACGATATCCTGGATTTCTCCAAGATCGAGGCGAACAAGCTTGAGATCGAATCGACTGAATTTCAGCTCGATGCGCTACTCGAAAATCTCTTTGGCATGGTCAATGTCAAAGCTGAAGGGAGGGGGTTGGAGCTGATCCTCAAGCGTGATGCGAAGGCGCCGAACAAGCTGATTGGTGATCCTCTGCGTATCGGACAGGTACTGCTAAATCTGGTGCATAACGCGATCAAGTTTACCGATGAGGGTGAGGTGGTGACCTCGGTCGAACTAGTGGAGGAGATGGGCGATCGAGTGAGGCTCAGGTTTAAGGTTACCGACACGGGAAGTGGTATCGATGCGGGGCGTGTCGAGGATCTGTTGGAGGCCTTTGTGCAGGCAGACAGCTCAGTCACGCGCCAGCATGGGGGAACCGGTCTGGGGCTGAGTATCAGCAACAACCTGGTGTTGCTGATGGGGGGAAGGCTACAGGTTGAGAGTGAGCTTGGCGCTGGAAGCACATTCTCCTTCGAGCTGGTACTGCCTCTGCCTGATGAGGATGAACAGCCTCTCCTGCGCTCCGGGGTCGATCTGCGTTCCATGCGTGTACTACTGGTGATCGGTAACAGAAGCGCACGGCAGGCGATATCGGAGATGCTCTCTTCGATATTCAGCGAGGTGACTACTGTTGAATCCGCGCAGCAGGCGTTCGAACTGCTCGAGCAGCCGCAGTTGGATCGTACGTCAATGGATAGCTTGTCGATCGATATGGTGCTGATGGATTGGGATATGCCTGGTATGAGTGGGATTGAGGCGGCAAAACGGATCAGAAACGAACTCGGACTGATTAAACAGCCGAAGCTTCTGTTGATCTCCCCCTATGGTCGAGATGAACTGGAGAGCGATGAAAAGAGGAGTTTGGTCGATGGCGTGCTGATCAAGCCGATCAACCCCTCCACGCTGTTCGATACCATCCACGAGCTCTTTCAGGGTGCGCCTTCGCAGTTGAAGGCGCACCACTCTGATGTGCAGCGCAAACGCTTCAAGGGACAGGTGCTGCTGGTGGAGGATAACGATATCAATCAGCTGGTCGCCAAGGAGCTGCTGGAGGGGATGGGGCTGCTGGTGATGGTTGCCGAGAATGGTGAAGAGGCGATAGAGCGCATCAAGGAGGTCGATTTCAGTCTGGTCTTTATGGATATCCAGATGCCGGTGATGGATGGACTGGAGGCAACACGCTATATCCGCAAGGAGTTACAGAATACCCATCTGACGATCATTGCAATGACGGCCCATGCGATGGCCGAAGACAGAGAGCGTTGCCTGGAGGCAGGTATGAACGATTACCTCTCCAAGCCGATTGAACCCGATAAGGTATTGGCAACGTTACAGAACTGGCTGCCGGATGAGGACTTGGTGGCCGTGCCCGAAAGGAGTGAGCTGCCATCCGGGGATGTGCTGCCCGATCAGGTCGAGGGCATCGATCTCGCCTGGGGATTGAAGCGCGTGGGTGGTAATCGCACGCTCTTTTTCAAGCTGCTGACGGACTTCAATGACAACTATGCCGACAACTGCACTCAATTGCGTACCTGGGTGGCGGGCGATGAGGTTGAAGAGTCACGACGACTGCTGCATACCCTGCAGGGCGTAACGGGAAATATCGGTGCATCGAGCTTCCATGATGCGACGCGAGATCTTCGTCTGGCGGTAAACAGCGGTGACAAGCCTGCGGAGATTGCAGCGTTGCTTGATGAGTTCTGTCTGCAGGCAGGTATCGTCTTTAGGGGGATCGAAAGTCTCGATCTGAGGGAGAAGGAGGCAGATGGGACGTTGAAGCAAGAGGATCTACAGCATTCGACCACTGCAGGGGAGATATCGCAGCTGCTGTCGAATCTGGCTCACCTGCTCAATCAGGGTTCTCCAGATGCCGGGGAAATCTACAGGCGTTTGGCCGTATCCTTGAAAGCAGTAGATAATGGAGCGGCAGGGCTGGCCGCCCAGCTGGGCCAACAGATCAACGATTACGATTTCGACCAGGCGATCGTCTCACTGAGGGAGATTGCGACTTTAATGGGAATTAATCTGGATGAATAG
- a CDS encoding ATP-binding protein — MELPARLPQLSTPGGVAGARRYAGALTDAYRQEQSWGFLERNHTLWHNRFLLHLSNTPELTEPPPPLRARRPDGRDRQLTPPPPPAARGGDRSSLGSRISLYDANGTHIIGPPSNSNEALERPITLKGETVAWLRLTPLPWLDDSLEQQFRDQQRNALYLTAIAALLLSLLVSIPLGRHLLQPVKHLITGARALAAGDYETRIDIAQSDELGQLSHDFNLLAEALERNEQLRRQGMADVSHELRTPLSVLRAEIEAMQDGVRPIASEQLATLHDTVMGLSRLVDDLYELALSDTGALDYHRLDLELTTLLEQCIESATPMLTEKALLIESEIGGEIALLADERRLRQVFANLLKNSARYTDAGGRVSISCQQLGNRAVIDIQDSAPRVDDKLLPRLFDRFYRVESSRNRARGGAGLGLAITKEIVEAHGGNITAQRSPLGGLWIEITLPVSS; from the coding sequence GTGGAACTTCCAGCGCGGCTTCCTCAACTATCTACGCCAGGTGGAGTTGCAGGAGCTCGACGGTATGCCGGGGCGCTGACCGATGCCTATCGGCAGGAGCAGAGCTGGGGCTTTCTCGAACGCAACCACACGCTCTGGCATAACCGTTTTCTTCTACACCTCTCCAACACCCCAGAACTGACCGAACCGCCACCACCCTTAAGGGCTCGCCGTCCTGACGGCCGTGACCGGCAACTGACCCCGCCACCACCACCGGCAGCGCGTGGCGGCGACCGCAGTAGCCTCGGCAGCCGGATCAGCCTCTACGATGCAAACGGCACGCATATCATCGGCCCTCCCAGCAACAGCAACGAGGCACTCGAGCGCCCGATTACCCTCAAAGGAGAGACCGTTGCCTGGCTGAGACTCACCCCACTGCCGTGGCTCGACGACAGTCTTGAACAACAGTTTCGCGATCAGCAGCGCAACGCGCTCTACCTCACCGCTATCGCCGCACTGCTGCTCTCGCTGCTGGTCTCGATCCCACTGGGTCGCCACCTGCTACAACCGGTCAAGCACCTCATCACCGGTGCCCGCGCACTCGCTGCAGGTGACTATGAAACGCGCATCGACATTGCGCAGAGTGATGAGCTGGGTCAGCTAAGTCACGACTTCAACCTGCTCGCCGAGGCGCTTGAGCGTAATGAGCAGTTACGCCGTCAGGGGATGGCCGATGTCTCCCACGAGCTGCGCACACCGCTATCGGTTCTACGCGCCGAGATCGAAGCGATGCAGGATGGGGTGCGGCCGATCGCCAGCGAACAGCTTGCCACGCTACACGACACCGTAATGGGGCTCAGCCGCCTGGTCGACGACCTCTATGAATTGGCGCTCTCCGACACCGGTGCACTCGACTATCACAGGCTGGATCTCGAGCTAACCACACTGCTCGAGCAGTGCATCGAGAGCGCCACACCGATGCTGACTGAGAAGGCACTGTTGATAGAGTCCGAGATTGGCGGAGAGATCGCGCTGCTGGCTGATGAACGTCGCCTGCGCCAGGTCTTCGCCAATCTGCTGAAAAACTCCGCCCGTTACACCGATGCAGGCGGGCGCGTTTCGATCAGCTGCCAGCAGCTCGGCAACCGCGCCGTGATCGACATTCAGGACTCCGCACCACGAGTTGACGACAAACTCCTGCCACGTCTCTTCGACCGTTTCTATCGGGTTGAGAGCTCTCGCAATCGCGCCCGCGGTGGTGCTGGACTGGGGCTGGCAATCACCAAGGAAATCGTCGAGGCGCACGGTGGCAACATCACTGCACAGCGCTCACCCCTCGGTGGTCTCTGGATTGAGATCACCCTGCCTGTCAGCTCGTAG
- a CDS encoding glycosyltransferase yields MIKPDLMVFDHAPVAQLASRELGVKRAVFGTGFQIPPEDDPMPLMPFWNKVDEAAARKDEAQVFNVINQSLTAAGMQSVERVGQIFEVDLKLLCTFRELDHYGQRNGMEFIGVGPDPVGADPKWPKMPGRRLFGYLKPFKTLPDLLKVINENELPTLIYPDGISHKVMKKFGSKNLHFVKRPLDMGKVCQQCDVALTNGNHATTATLLLHGVPSLVLPRHHEQYMVGERVQALGAGLSAPKLHPDGMKLKLKALCEDGRYKQAAMAFAEKYSDFDRGGMSSLLTERLTALL; encoded by the coding sequence TTGATTAAACCCGATCTGATGGTGTTCGACCATGCGCCGGTTGCTCAGCTCGCCTCGCGTGAACTGGGTGTGAAACGTGCCGTGTTTGGTACTGGCTTCCAGATTCCGCCTGAGGATGATCCGATGCCCCTGATGCCCTTCTGGAACAAGGTGGATGAAGCAGCAGCACGCAAGGATGAGGCGCAGGTGTTTAATGTGATCAATCAGTCGCTTACGGCTGCAGGCATGCAATCAGTTGAGCGGGTAGGTCAGATTTTTGAGGTCGATCTGAAACTGCTCTGCACCTTCAGAGAGCTCGACCACTATGGTCAACGTAACGGTATGGAGTTTATCGGGGTTGGACCCGATCCGGTTGGTGCCGACCCGAAGTGGCCCAAGATGCCGGGGAGGCGTCTGTTCGGTTACCTGAAACCGTTTAAGACGTTGCCTGATCTGCTCAAGGTGATCAACGAGAATGAGCTGCCAACACTGATCTACCCCGATGGGATCTCGCACAAGGTGATGAAAAAGTTCGGCTCGAAGAACCTCCATTTCGTTAAACGGCCACTCGATATGGGCAAGGTCTGTCAGCAGTGTGATGTGGCGCTGACCAATGGCAACCACGCCACGACTGCCACGCTACTGCTGCACGGTGTACCGAGCCTGGTGCTGCCGCGCCACCATGAGCAGTATATGGTCGGTGAGCGGGTGCAGGCGCTGGGTGCGGGACTGAGCGCGCCCAAACTCCACCCCGATGGGATGAAGCTGAAACTCAAGGCGCTTTGCGAAGATGGTCGCTACAAACAGGCAGCGATGGCCTTTGCAGAAAAGTACAGCGATTTTGATCGAGGCGGAATGTCGAGCCTGCTGACTGAGCGGTTGACGGCGCTGCTCTAG
- a CDS encoding SlyX family protein: MSEVVMESRLTELEIRFTEQEAAIESLSDTVHRQEQELEMMRLMVEQLKERIKSLANTPLAAQSEEAPPPHY, encoded by the coding sequence TTGTCTGAGGTTGTTATGGAGTCGCGTCTGACTGAACTCGAGATCCGTTTTACTGAGCAGGAGGCGGCTATAGAGTCTCTCTCCGATACCGTCCACCGTCAGGAGCAGGAGCTGGAGATGATGCGACTGATGGTCGAACAGCTGAAGGAGCGCATTAAGTCGCTGGCAAACACGCCACTGGCAGCGCAGTCGGAAGAGGCACCGCCGCCCCACTATTGA
- a CDS encoding response regulator, with protein MNSEMDDDQRPRVLIVDDETFYIDVLVGALNERYNISVAKNGVQALQRVASGKVPDLILLDILMPEISGLEVCRKLKENPSTADIPVIFLTIKSEVDDEVRGFELGAVDYITKPISPPIVRSRVKNHIALAQSKCVLSDQNRVLEERVMRRTDEILKTQDVAIVCLASLAETRDNETGNHIKRTQHYVKLLAEHLKDHPDYCDYLTDETINRLYRSAPLHDIGKVGIPDHILLKPGKLDADEWDEMKRHTTHGYEALVRAEQDIGTTTFLYIAKEITLTHHERWDGSGYPEGLKGKAIPISGRLMALADVYDALINKRVYKDAFSHEIAAEMILRERGAHFDPLVVDAFAALQSEFDEIATRFAD; from the coding sequence ATGAATAGTGAGATGGATGACGATCAGAGACCGCGGGTGTTGATTGTCGATGATGAGACCTTCTATATCGATGTACTGGTCGGTGCGCTGAATGAGCGGTACAACATCAGCGTTGCCAAGAATGGCGTGCAGGCGTTACAGCGGGTCGCTAGCGGCAAGGTGCCCGACCTGATACTGCTCGATATCCTGATGCCCGAGATAAGCGGTCTGGAGGTGTGTCGTAAGCTGAAGGAGAATCCATCGACGGCCGATATTCCGGTGATATTCCTGACGATAAAGAGTGAGGTCGATGATGAGGTCCGGGGATTCGAACTCGGCGCGGTCGATTACATTACCAAGCCGATCAGTCCGCCGATTGTTCGTAGTCGTGTTAAAAATCATATTGCACTGGCACAGAGCAAGTGTGTTTTGAGCGATCAGAACCGGGTTCTTGAAGAGCGTGTCATGCGTAGAACGGATGAGATTCTGAAGACGCAGGATGTGGCCATTGTTTGCCTGGCATCGCTCGCCGAGACTCGCGATAACGAAACGGGAAACCATATCAAACGGACCCAGCACTATGTGAAGCTGCTGGCTGAGCACCTGAAGGATCATCCCGACTATTGCGACTATCTGACTGATGAGACGATTAATCGCCTCTACCGCTCGGCACCGCTTCACGATATCGGAAAGGTGGGCATTCCCGATCATATTCTTCTTAAACCCGGGAAGCTGGATGCCGACGAGTGGGATGAGATGAAGCGTCACACCACGCACGGTTACGAGGCGCTGGTCAGGGCAGAGCAAGATATCGGTACCACGACATTCCTCTACATCGCCAAAGAGATAACGTTAACGCACCACGAACGGTGGGATGGCAGTGGTTATCCGGAAGGTCTAAAGGGGAAGGCGATTCCGATCTCTGGACGATTAATGGCGCTGGCCGATGTCTACGACGCCCTGATCAACAAGCGTGTCTACAAGGATGCATTTTCACATGAGATCGCCGCAGAGATGATTCTCAGAGAGCGTGGCGCACACTTCGATCCTCTGGTGGTGGACGCTTTTGCTGCGCTGCAGAGCGAATTTGATGAGATAGCCACCAGGTTCGCGGACTAA